Proteins encoded in a region of the Perca fluviatilis chromosome 8, GENO_Pfluv_1.0, whole genome shotgun sequence genome:
- the LOC120563720 gene encoding retinoblastoma-like protein 2, with product MSDEEEFLQKARAGFEDLCRALNMDEEAGNEAWKNYENTRRNFTLEGSERHWLACALYVACRSSVPTVGKGTADGNYVSLTRILRCSEMSLIEFFNKMKKWQDMAELPAAFRHGTDRLERNFTVSAVIFKKYVPIFRAMFRPPSEEPPRAHRSRKQRAPQV from the exons ATGAGCGACGAGGAGGAGTTTCTGCAGAAAGCTCGAGCCGGGTTTGAGGATCTGTGTCGGGCTTTAAACATGGACGAAGAGGCGGGAAACGAGGCCTGGAAGAACTACGAAAACACCCGCAGGAACTTCACCTTAGAG GGCAGCGAGCGCCACTGGCTGGCCTGTGCTCTGTACGTGGCCTGCCGGTCCTCGGTGCCCACGGTGGGGAAAGGCACCGCCGACGGGAACTACGTCTCCCTCACCAGGATCCTACGCTGCTCCGAGATGAG CCTGATTGAGTTCTTCAACAAGATGAAGAAGTGGCAGGACATGGCCGAGCTGCCGGCAGCGTTCAGGCACGGCACCGACCGGCTGGAGAGGAACTTCACCGTCTCAGCCGTCATCTTCAAGAAGTACGTTCCCATCTTCAGAGCCATGTTCAGGCCGCCGTCAGAGGAGCCGCCACGGGCACACCGCAGCCGCAAACAGAG AGCTCCTCAGGTCTAG